Genomic segment of Gemmatimonadota bacterium:
GCCCCATTCGCAGCCGATTTCCAGGACGATATCGGAACCGTTCACCCAGCGGGGTATGCTGGCCCGGTACTCCTTGACCCCGCGGGTACCCACGAACAGTGTCTTGGATCGATATTGCCTGTTGTTCGCCATATCGGACCAATAAACAGGCGGCCTGGAATATCGTCAAGAAGGACGGCGCGCCGACCGGGCCGTCGAGATGGCTTCCGCGCTAGCTGCCCGTCGAACGATAGTGCCGGAGTCCGAGTCGCCAGATAAACAGCGACAGGATGAAATAGAGCAGGCCGAACAAGGGCGCCGCGTACTGAAACGCGAGTGACGTGCCCAGCGGATCGGGCTTTCCGAGAATCGCCAGGACCGGGAAATAGGTCACACAGCCCATGGGGATCACCATGGTGAAGAACCGGCGGAACCAGGCTCTGTATATGGCCAGCGGGTATTTCGAAGCCTCGATGCCGCCGTAGGTCAACACGTTCATGAGCTCGAGCGTCTCCGTGGTCCAGAAGGACACCGTGCCGATATTGATGAACAGTCCCAGAAAGAAGCAGGCGCCGCAGCATACGGTGACCACGGTAAGGGCCGCGACCGATGGAGACCAGTCGATGTCCAGATAGAGCGCTGCCCAGAGCAGGATGGCGCCGCCCTGCAGGAATCGCCCAAGCCTCTTCAGCGTGAATTCCTGGCCGATCAGCTGGAGCACGGTGCTCCGCGGCCGGAGCAGCATGCGGTCGAACTCGCCGGTGCGAACCAGTTGGCCCACATGGTCGAAACCGCGGGATAACGCATCGGTGAAGGCAAAGGCCACGTTGACGATCCCGTAGAAGAAGGCGACCTCGGCGAGCGACCACTGGATTAGGCTGCCGAAACGGTCGAACAGAGCCAGAATGCCGATGAACTCCACCCCCGTGCCGAGCAGCTGCCCCACCGTGCCCAACAGGAAGGAAACGCGGTATTGCATCTGGCTGCGCAGGGATACGCTTACGTATTGGGTATACAGCACAAGAGGGTTCGCCATGCGTCAACCTCCCTGAACGACGAGCCGGCGGGTTGCTCTGGAGAGCAGCCATGCGCCGAATGCGACCAGGATGACGATCCAGATAAGCTGGTGTATCAGCACGGCCCAGGCTTCCGTGGCCGGGATATGGCCCATGTACAGCCTGAACGGCGCGTCGCAGATGCCGCGGAACGGCAGGATTTCGAGTACGCGTTGCGCCCAGTCGGGGAAAAGCGGCAGGGGGATGACCATCCCCGCCAGCAGATAGATGACCGGTGAGACCAGAAAGGACACGCCTTCCCCCGATATCGTCCACATCAACGTGATGGACAGGATCACGGTGAGGGCCGTACTGAGCAGCACCGCGCCGAGGGTCGCCGCCAGCCAGAATACCAGGGCTTCGGGCGAGGCGGGCGCCTGCATCCCGAAAAACACCAACGCAAGTATCGCAAGTGGGATGGAACGCATGAAGGTAGGCGCGAGCCGGAATGCCATCGACCGGGAAAACCAGTAGGTGTAGAGGTTCACGGGCCGGACGAGTTCATAGGCCACCGTACCCGACCGCACCATGGCGCGGATCTCCGTATCGGGATTCCACGGCAGCAGACCGAGCAGCGCCTGGCCCAGCCAGATATAGGTCACCACGTCCTCGAGGTGCATGGGCTGGGGGGCGCTCGTGGACCGGTAGAACGCCTCCATGGCCATGACGCGGATCGCGCCCCACCCGATCTGCGTGACGAACCCGGCAATGGCCGCGGCCCGGTACTGGAGGATCATCCGGAACCGGGCGGACAGCACGGCGGTGTAGGGGAGAACGAACGATTGCATCATGCCTGTCAGGGATTAGCGGAGTTCGTGTTCGTCATAAAGCCGTGAAATGATCTCTTCGATGGGCGGGTTCTCGACGAACAGGTCCTTGATGGCGTACTTCGCCGTGATCCTGCTGATCAGGGCGGCCGTCCGGACGCGGTCCGGATCGAACTGCAGGTGGACACGGTTGCCGCTGCGCGAGATGAAGGTAACGTCCGGATCCTCGATCGCCTGGCCTTCGTCGAGCAGGTCAATGATGAGGCGGCGCTCCCGGGTGACGCGGGCGCGAAGGTCGTCCAGCGTGCTGTCGGACAGGATCTTCCCGTGTCCGATCACCATCACCCGGTCGCAAAGGGCCTCGATGTCGTCCATGTCATGGGTGGTCAGCACGACGGTGACACCCCGTTCCCGGTTCAGCCGCTTGATGAAATCCCGCACGGCAAGCTTGGAAACGGCGTCCAGGCCGATGGTGGGCTCGTCCAGGAAGAGCACCGAAGGCGCGTGCAGCAGGGCCGCGGCAAGGTCGCAACGCATGCGTTGACCGAGGCTGAGCTGGCG
This window contains:
- a CDS encoding ATP-binding cassette domain-containing protein produces the protein MPHILVDNIVKTFRIAQRRPGLWGALHGVVRREYRTIKALDRVSFELDPGELVGYIGPNGAGKSTTVKVLSGILVPDSGRCEIDGRIPWRNRIANAANIGVVFGQRTQLWWDLPVIESFDLLRDIYRIGSGDYERARDELAALMDLEPLYDVPVRQLSLGQRMRCDLAAALLHAPSVLFLDEPTIGLDAVSKLAVRDFIKRLNRERGVTVVLTTHDMDDIEALCDRVMVIGHGKILSDSTLDDLRARVTRERRLIIDLLDEGQAIEDPDVTFISRSGNRVHLQFDPDRVRTAALISRITAKYAIKDLFVENPPIEEIISRLYDEHELR
- a CDS encoding ABC transporter permease; the protein is MANPLVLYTQYVSVSLRSQMQYRVSFLLGTVGQLLGTGVEFIGILALFDRFGSLIQWSLAEVAFFYGIVNVAFAFTDALSRGFDHVGQLVRTGEFDRMLLRPRSTVLQLIGQEFTLKRLGRFLQGGAILLWAALYLDIDWSPSVAALTVVTVCCGACFFLGLFINIGTVSFWTTETLELMNVLTYGGIEASKYPLAIYRAWFRRFFTMVIPMGCVTYFPVLAILGKPDPLGTSLAFQYAAPLFGLLYFILSLFIWRLGLRHYRSTGS